The Lasioglossum baleicum chromosome 12, iyLasBale1, whole genome shotgun sequence genome segment ttcgaaaaatctcgaaaatttcgttGGAACGAAGATCTCTGGCACAAGATCGAATCTTGTGAATTTGATTTTTAGCATAACATTGTCTAATCTCTTTCGACataagggagagagagggggggattaAAGAGGATAAAAATCACCATGCTAAACTGAGAAGACGATAATTGATTAGGACCTATTTGCGACCGCGGCGCATAACTTGGACAACGCGATACTTAATCGTGTTGATAACGAGTTTGCGAGGAAGTTTGTTTCGCATAGCGTGGAACACACGCGCGGGTGGCATTGTGCTTGTAGAAACAGAGTAAGGGACGCAATGGTGGCAAATTGGGGGAGTCTGTGATAGCAAAGTGGAAGTTCCCTAAGCCCTGGAGCTTATGTTGGACAGCACTGCACTAATTAATGTGATGCATTGCTGTCTACGGGTGAGACACCTTTTGTGGGTATTGTATTCCTCAACGTGTCTTACTGTGAATGTGCGAGGGCGGAGACAATACGTGTAAGCGGAGGAGTGCTGTCCACCCAGTGAGCCTCATTGCACGTTTTCTTACTTCTCTCGTCCCTTCCGAAATCTTCCAAAATTCTAGAACGCAAACAACGAAATATGTATCTACGTGTGGTAGAGAGGAGGAAGATTTCCCCGAGTTCTCAAACTGAAGTTGGAAGACGCACGAGGAGAAAATTTGTGACTTTCACACCACCTCGTTGAGATAATACGGAGAGTTGTAGTCGTGTAAACGGGTACATAGCACCATTTTGAAATTTGTTTGTGTTGCGAGGAGATGAAACGTTCACAATTAAACAGTGCCTCTAACGATCGAGCTTGCTGGAAAAGTCTGAGGATGTTCAAGGGAAATATTATTGTGATAAATGATTTTGTATTGTTCACTGGTACGAGAGAATCCCCAAGTATTAGTAATGAGGAGGAATCTTGACGTTCAATCTTCACCTCTGTATTTTATAAAGAAACATACTCGCACTTATACGTGCACGATGACAATTCAATCCTATCTGGATAACATTGCATCTTAAAATATATCTAAAGTCGTTCAACACGTACGGAAACGTGGTTTCAACGAATTATCAAAGTACAGGAGGAAAAAGGATAAAGCTAGTCGGAAGATGTGGTGGGGAATTTCGTAGCCCTGTGATCGGCCGTTTGACTTTGATCCGACTGTATCAGCTCCGAGGACCACGCGAGATGTGGCCGAGAAACTCGTCCTCCTAATTGAAAAAGTTCCTGAACGTACTTCCCTTAGACTCTATAGTTTATACCGAGCATTTACGCAGTCTTACAAGGCACACGTAttgttttttttcttatttttccttTTGAAATGAATACGTTTGATAAGGCCACAGTGTTCGGAGACGTAGGCACGGTGTATAGAAAAATCAGAGGAAATCAATTCCATTTCGTAATAGAAGTTACTTTGGTAATGACTAGGTCATGCACTATCGCTACGCAACAATATACCAACGGCTTCGCTATATCCGTTCTCTCGACAAAGCAGCGAAGAGAACTAGTGCCTCATTATTATGGCTGTTCGCGTATTGCTCGCGCATATACGCACGTTTAGGACTCTATGCAGTCGAACTACAGAAGAACAAAGCAAAATGTGCTCGAGAAAAAGATGGTCTCGCTTTTTGATTCTGCGTTCGATATCAATTTCCAACCTGTCCACTTATCGCTGTTGGACATCAGCTCCGCGTCGGTTTCGTCGTTCTTCTCCGCGGTTCCCAGCAACTTGCGAACTTTCATTAAAAACGGAGAATCACTCGTGCTGTTTCGTGATTTTCATCGAGGAAACTATCTCCGGCGTACTTCCCGATATTACGATTAAACTAAACAAGGCTTTACATATCAGTCGCTCGCGAATTTCACTGGCGCGAGAGCCACTCTCTTCGAATAACTTACAATATCACTATATATAGCACGTTCAATAtcattgttagactgcggatcgtcgtgcaaaataaaaatgaaaattcatttcatcccttaacgactttgttacattaaaagcaacattcttgaatttcttaaaccttttaccgttttatattttaGCCGACCAACTTCTTCATAAATTGCATACAGATTCGATCGCGAACAACAAACAATCGCGATGACCACGGTGTGGCGTTACAAATAATGTTAACTACGCCAGTAACCGTGGCTTCATCTGAACGTAGTTTCTCGCGGTTGaaactattaaaaaatcatcgtcGATCATCAATAAGTCAAGATCGATTTACATCTTTGGCTATTCTTTCAATACAAAAAGCGAAGTAGCAAACCCAACCAATTTTGATGGCGTAATCAAAGTTTTTGCGGCGGAAAAAGCGcgaaaaattatgtaatatttatcttacaaaaaatattagctcggggaaaaagaaatccatcatttctccgcttgagataacgtaaaaataatggatttctttttccccaatctAATATATGTAACATCCTTTgtacttataataaataattccttaTTGTGAAATTTAGGTATAGGATTCGAATATGTATTCTGGTCCCGCAAAAGGTGACACCGACCCTGCACCGATCGGCAACCAAAGAAGAAAtcgtcaacgaacgcggtggCAGAGCAATTCGCATCGACTGATATGTAAACGAGCGCGTTAAATCACCGGCGCGAACGAGCTGAGATACGATGCCGATAGGTTCCGTGTCCAGGTGAATCAGAATTGAATGCGGTAGTTGCTGGGACGCGGTATGGACCTTGCTTTGGACGGCGGCAGCGACGATGTGGATGCTTCGCTGCTGGCAGTGCCGCCGGAGTCGCGTCCTCCGCTTTTGCTGCTGACGGTACTGCCGGTGCTCTGTCCTCTGGAGCTTGTCTGTTTCCTCAGGGTGCCTTCGCTGAGACGTCCGTACTCCCCGATGCGACGAGACGGTGGCGGGATCAGCGAACGGCTTTGCGTCTCCCTGTGCTTCACCTCTGTAGTGGCGGAGGGTTGTTTCTTGCGCAGATTCTCGCCCTGAAGACGCTCGTATTCGTGACCCACCGAGGTGGAGGGCTTCTTCTGTACGCTGCTGCTCGGCACCAATGGCTCAGCACCGAAGGATTTCTTCCTACGCTGAGCTTTCGTGTCGAAACGACCATACTCGATGGTGCAGTTGCTAGGATCCCGCACCTTCATGCTCGCTGCAGCGTCCAGAGCCGGACCTGGGTCCGACTTCTTCCTGGCCTCCGTGTCGCTCAACCGGCAGTAACGAGAGTTCGTCGACTTCAAAGTCTTCGGCGGCCGTGGCAACGAACTAGGAGGAAGACTTCCAGCCCGGCGAGGCTCGCCCTCCTGCATCCTCTGCCTCTGCGAACTTCGGCCTTGCTTCTCCAACAGCATCATATCCTCAGGCTTGCCGTCCGACAATCGAGAGACAGTACCCTTCAGCCGCGAGGCTGCACTCGCGAATTCCATTATACCCGGAGAGACCTCACCCCCCGAGTCATCCAACAAACGACTCTTGCTTGAGGCTGTGCTCGAGGTACCTGTGCTATCTACACCCGCCAATAGTGGCTTGGGTATTTTTCCTTTTCGCGACGCAGTGCCTGGATTAGAGAATCCTGGAAAACAGCAAAGTGCCCGCTGAAACAAGACAACAAAACGTCCTGCGTTGGAAAGGAGATCCGGGACCTGGAACGGGGTTAGTGCTCGCCACAACAGCGCATGCACACTCCGGGATCACGAAGGGATTGGGAATGGGTTAGCGTGGTTTTAGGGTGAAGGTCGGTCTTGTTGATTAGAGTCCGAAGAAAGAGTCGACTTATTTATCTCGATTTTAAATAGCAACCCTGGTGAGTAATAGATAGCTAGGAGACCATGGACATGATGGTAATGTTGTACGACTAGAAAATGTTTTGCGAAAGATCGCGAAGCAAACCCCATTTTCTATTTCTCATGACTCGCTACGGTTGCTGTCTTAATCAATTCACAGAGGAGCGATCTGTGCGGAAAATGTCTCGAATCAATTCTTTCTTCAGGATAACTCGAATATGTTACGAAATTGTGTAGTTAATTGTAAAACGCAAAAATCAATGGCACACAAAAAGTTATATTAgcgaaaatacaattttacttGGCTTGCGAATAAAGATAGATAATGAATGCATTTTTTTACATGTTGCCTACAAAAAAAACTTCTCTAACGCTATACAAAGTTCGCTTTCTATTATTAGTCACGCGTATTACCGATTaacatataaaaaaagaatgtaGCATTTTTGTCGTTGTCACGAAGAGGACACGCCTGGAGCAACGATAGCGATGTATAATAAAAAGCTTGCTTTCTATAGTTcccattaataaaataaaagaaaagaaaatataaagtttttaacagaaaaataattaatggagcacacattgTTATTCGAATAATACCAATCGTAAAAACAATAGAAGAATAGTTAATGCGTCGGTGAAACGATTTCGTTATCTACACGATAAAGCGAATTACCATTATCGAAATGGAAATTTAGTCTCttgcaaataataatttaattcgaTTATACAAAAGGCAATGGGATCGATTTAATCGTTGATTAATGGATGCACATTAACTATTCTCAACTAAACTACTAATTGAAACACAACACTCGAATACCTTTAACCGTACAATCAGTAATATCTTTCATATTCTGTAGCTGTATCTATGATGTAAATGCtaaacaatataaaatacaatcgtCGCAAAAGTAAAAAGTATTATGTTACGTCCGCAGATCAATTCGAATACTAAAATTCTGTGAAACAACTGTGAAAAcagtgaataaataaaaattatgtccACTATATTCTCGGCCGTtctttgtacaaattttttacatggtaaaaaaaagaaaaaaaagaagaaatgtgGATGCTAGTGACTTGAAGATTATACATTTACTTGTATTGTGCATACCTTACTAAGCAGCTGGGAATCTAGCTCTTTTAATTGATCGTCAAGACTTTTATTTGTTTGCTCGAAACTGCCTTGCTTCCTGTATTTATAGCTGTCCGTAACACCGTAAGAACCAGTACTTCCATAACCACTGCCTCCACCCAATACACTACTCACTTTTAAATACAAAAGTAAAGATTAGTATTTTACTTTGTAACGAGGAATTGCCTTACAACTGAACAGCGAATGCATTTGCGTATGAATCTATGGAAACTTGTGAAATACAAAGCAAAACGAGATCTCGGTTTTTATAGTTTCCACGGTCTTTGAAGCTTTAggtaaaaatgtaattttatacGAACACTGAATAGATGGAATGTTTAGGCACGTGTATAGAATATTTGGATAAACATTTACTTACCAAGTTCTGGCGTGCTCGTCAGCGCGGTGTGATGATCAGCCGACGTGCTCGAATGGGACGAATGAGCAGCAGGGTAGCTACCAACGCCACTGCTGCTACTACTGTCCTTATCGTACGTGTGTTTTTGGAGAACTCTGATCATAGCGTCTCTCTCAGCCAATTTTGATTCTAGATCTTTCATTCTGTTCAACGTAAAGCGAATTGTATTAATCACGTCGAGCACTCGCACTTCTCAACTAGGAAGAAACTAGCGGAATCATTTATTACCTAGATTCAAGATCAGCCAACTTCTTTTGCGCAGCATGAACTTCGTCCATATGTCTCATTTTTTCGGATCGTGCTTCTGCGATTAATTTCTCGGCATCTTGACTCGTTTTCTCGAGCGCAGCAATTTTAGCATCCCTGATTAGAATCAAACGTTTATTACATATATTAGTTAAACATATTCTGTATCGATGTAATTTGAAAGTATAGGACTCACTTCGGAAGACTAGCCGCGTCAATCGCGGCTTGCCTCAGCGCGCTTTCCTCTAGATAACGCTGCTCCCATTTCGCCACATCACCTTCCAGTGACATGATTTTTTCGTCTCTTTCGCGTATTCGTCGTTTTAACTCCGCAATCGTTTCCCCATTGAAGGATTGTTCGACACCGTTAATACCGATGCCGCCACCACCGCCTTCTCTTAATTCCCGTTCTAGTTGACCTCTCAACTGTCTTTCTGTTTCTTCTCTTCTGTCGCTGGACGCTTGAAGAGAAGACAGAGCCCGTTGAAGCTGACCAACTCTCTCCACGTACACTTGTTTCTTCCGACACTGtaaaagaataacaagatctgTAACATCAAAGTCCGCACACTCTCCTCGGTAGTGTTGAATTCAAATTATTTACTTCTTCTTCAAGACGCACAACATTCCCTTGTGCGTTAGTGAGAGCTGTGTCTAAGATATCTATATGTGTACGTTGCTCTTGCAACGTTGCCCGTTGCGCTGCCAATTCGATCTCTTGTCTTTCTTTCGCTGCGGCTAATTCTTTATCTGAAACGACAATCGATTaattaaaagataaatataTGATATTGTTTTATACATGCAACATCGCGGTGGCAAGGTGAACGTACTTTGTGTGATCAATTGTGCAATTAGTAATTCACGTTGAGTTAATTCTTTCCTCATAGATTCGACGACGGGGGGACTATCAGTGCGTGCGGACAGTAAATCTATCTGATCTCTCAGCGCGCGGTTTAATTCGGTTAATCGTCTACAATCGTTTTGTAGCCTCATTCTAGCAGCTCGTTCCAGCTTTTCTCTACGCTCGCAGGACGCCGCTAATTCCTCGTGAGCTCTGTGCACTTTCGCAATTTCCTGCTCCAATTTTTGAGATTTCGCGACCTTGTTGTAACAccgttctaattctaattttaAGGCACTGTTCTCTTGAATCACGATCTGAATCATTTCTGACGGCGGCCAAACCTCGCCGGCCGCAGATTCCGTCTCCTCTCTCCCTTTCGTTTGAGGCCTGCAAGTAATATTATCGCGATTACAACGACATTCAACGCACGTTGATGAAAATGATCTAGGTTTAAGATGCCTTGTGGCGTTACCGTGGAGAAGTAGTTCGCAAGTTGTAGTTGTCGATGTCCGGTTTGCCAATTCTAGACAAGTCAGGCTGCGATCTGGACAATGTCAACTTTTCCATCGGTCCGACAAGTCTGGACTTGTTTTTCAATGGCAGTAGAACAGACATGTACGAAGGTGGTGGCCTGTCTTCGGATTCGCTGTCGTTCTGCTTCCCTCTGTCGCCATCTCGCATTCGCATGTCTATATTGCCACCATTGTTCGTAAGTTTACTGTACGACGGTACTTTCACCTCTTTTGCAAGATGTTTTAAAACCTGCTTGACACAAAATATCTGTATAAATCATCGGTTTTCACACGTCACCGTTGCTATGCTAATTTCTAATGAGAAATCACCTGCGATTGACTCAAATAATCGTCCGGTATGTCTGTAATTTCTTGACACCCTCCGTTAGTGGGCTGCTCGTAAACATGATCTTCGTGCGATAAGTTCGATAAAGATTGCATGGTAGGACTGTTCGAGTGTCCTTTTCCACCGCCATCGCAGTACAAGTAACCCATATCGCCATGCTCTCTCACAACACCCGATAACCTGTGTATCGAATCGTTAACACTAGTTAGACAAAATTGTACGCTGAATTATAAAGTATCGTACTACGTTAGAAAGGAGATTTGCTACTCGAATATTGTTTACCTTCCAGATGGTACCCATGAGTTGTCGTCGTTAGCATTGTGAATGATGAGCGTATTATACGAACTGGTAGACACATCCAGACTACTTCTATTCGAGCCTACGCTGGTACGATTACTTAAGTTATCCTTCAAACTATTTCTATTAGAACCATTGATGCTGTCTTTAAGGCTATTCCGATTGGAACCGTTCAAATTCTCTTTCAAACTGTTTCTGTTCGAACCATTCAAACTGTCCTTCAAACTGTTTCTATTGAGCAGATTACCCTGGATAGCAATGGAACAGTTTACACTTATGTAACATAATCACTCTGATCGTTGTAATTTGTGGTACATTGAAAAAAACATAGGTAGCATTAGGCAACGTCCACGCCTAGTTGATAGACAATAGAATGTGTGTATGCGCATACTTCGCAAACCACAGTAACGGTTACAAAATTAAGAAATGCATTCTAAAtgagaaaatataataaatcatGCTTACTTGTATATTTGGTATATTTTCTTTGTGACTGGAAGACCTGGATGGACTTTGCTGCTGATTCTCCTGACCTTGAGGTTCTTGACGAGCTGTGTGCCTTATTACGTATCGATCTTCGTTGGTCAAATTTTCATTGGATGTTGAAACATCGGTTTCGCTACCGCTTAAACTTTGTGGAAGACCTCCTGAAGAAATGTAcaacagaaatattaaaaaagattcgTTATAGGAAAATCAATACTCGGCGAGCAAAgcgtgttttaaattgtaccttgCATAGATAACTGTTTCCTTTGTATATTGTTATTCGAGAACGGCAAGAATCTGCTACCTTGTTGCAAAGAACTCATTTTTCTAGTCTCTCATTTATGCCTTCTATGTTTTATCTGGAAACATAACATTGAATCTTGTTAGTTCAATAAATTCATTTGGCAAATTTACAgactgaaatagaaatatttgaaatactactcTAAACAGGAAACATTCGCGAAATACTTTTTCAGATGTAATGAGCAGCTGCAAGCATACTTCACAAAACACACGTGATTCTTCAAGTTTTACTTTCTCAACAATCTCCATTAACAGTGAAATCGAGAATAGATTGAACAAAAAATACAAgcgtaaaaatattgaaaatacgtCAGTCGTTTttaaatgtattctttacaCAGAGAATATACTAATTTATCACTTCACTTTTCAACTGTTGTAAATATACCATCTGATTCCTGAACGTTTTCAGGTTGGAGATCGAACGATTATTTCAACTGCATTGACGTttcattgtttaaaataatgtaacaaataCCTCCGTGATTCCGTTTTGAACAACAAAcgctaataaaatatttcaaaagcGTTTCATCTCGGAACTGATGGAGAAGGTTGAACAAGAAGAGGATGCGGACAATTGTTCACAGATAATAATCACACTCACATCTTGGAACACTAAATAACCACTGGGAACGT includes the following:
- the LOC143214680 gene encoding uncharacterized protein LOC143214680 — its product is MSSLQQGSRFLPFSNNNIQRKQLSMQGGLPQSLSGSETDVSTSNENLTNEDRYVIRHTARQEPQGQENQQQSPSRSSSHKENIPNIQGNLLNRNSLKDSLNGSNRNSLKENLNGSNRNSLKDSINGSNRNSLKDNLSNRTSVGSNRSSLDVSTSSYNTLIIHNANDDNSWVPSGRLSGVVREHGDMGYLYCDGGGKGHSNSPTMQSLSNLSHEDHVYEQPTNGGCQEITDIPDDYLSQSQVLKHLAKEVKVPSYSKLTNNGGNIDMRMRDGDRGKQNDSESEDRPPPSYMSVLLPLKNKSRLVGPMEKLTLSRSQPDLSRIGKPDIDNYNLRTTSPRPQTKGREETESAAGEVWPPSEMIQIVIQENSALKLELERCYNKVAKSQKLEQEIAKVHRAHEELAASCERREKLERAARMRLQNDCRRLTELNRALRDQIDLLSARTDSPPVVESMRKELTQRELLIAQLITQNKELAAAKERQEIELAAQRATLQEQRTHIDILDTALTNAQGNVVRLEEECRKKQVYVERVGQLQRALSSLQASSDRREETERQLRGQLERELREGGGGGIGINGVEQSFNGETIAELKRRIRERDEKIMSLEGDVAKWEQRYLEESALRQAAIDAASLPKDAKIAALEKTSQDAEKLIAEARSEKMRHMDEVHAAQKKLADLESRMKDLESKLAERDAMIRVLQKHTYDKDSSSSSGVGSYPAAHSSHSSTSADHHTALTSTPELVSSVLGGGSGYGSTGSYGVTDSYKYRKQGSFEQTNKSLDDQLKELDSQLLSKRALCCFPGFSNPGTASRKGKIPKPLLAGVDSTGTSSTASSKSRLLDDSGGEVSPGIMEFASAASRLKGTVSRLSDGKPEDMMLLEKQGRSSQRQRMQEGEPRRAGSLPPSSLPRPPKTLKSTNSRYCRLSDTEARKKSDPGPALDAAASMKVRDPSNCTIEYGRFDTKAQRRKKSFGAEPLVPSSSVQKKPSTSVGHEYERLQGENLRKKQPSATTEVKHRETQSRSLIPPPSRRIGEYGRLSEGTLRKQTSSRGQSTGSTVSSKSGGRDSGGTASSEASTSSLPPSKARSIPRPSNYRIQF